From a single Lolium rigidum isolate FL_2022 chromosome 7, APGP_CSIRO_Lrig_0.1, whole genome shotgun sequence genomic region:
- the LOC124674569 gene encoding quinone oxidoreductase-like: MPEVWCPAPITLNHHSHSPSSPHQAPAPPLTTTNRFNSRPPAPPDIGRRCCSTADTPDMVKAIRVHELGGPEAMRWEELEVGAPKDGEIRVKNTAIGVNFIDVYFRKGVYSAPLPFTPGMEAVGVVTAVGPGLTGRKVGDVVAYAGMPMGSYAEEQILPANVAVPIPPSIDHKTAAAIMLKGMTAHVLLRRVFKVEVGHTVLVHAAAGGVGSLLCQWANALGATVIGTVSNEEKAGHATQDGCHHVILYTKEDVATRVKEITDGKGVNVVYDSVGKDTYKASLDSLASHGYMVLFGQSSGSPDPISISDLAPKSLYLTRPGISSYTGTRDELLQSAGEVFANVASGVLRIRMNHTYPLSEAARAHADLEARKTSGSILLIPDN; the protein is encoded by the exons ATGCCTGAAGTTTGGTGCCCTGCTCCCATCACACTCAACCACCATTCCCACTCCCCTTCTTCTCCCCACCAGGCTCCTGCCCCACCTCTGACCACCACAAACCGCTTCAACTCGCgccctcctgctcctcctgacatcggccgccgctgctgctccaccGCCGACACGCCGGACATGGTGAAGGCGATCAGGGTCCATGAGCTTGGCGGGCCCGAGGCGATGCGATGGGAGGAGTTGGAGGTGGGGGCGCCCAAGGACGGCGAGATCCGGGTGAAGAACACCGCCATCGGCGTCAACTTCATCGACGTCTACTTCCGCAAGGGTGTCTACTCCGCCCCACTTCCCTTCACACCCG GCATGGAAGCTGTTGGCGTGGTGACCGCCGTAGGGCCAGGTCTGACTGGCAGGAAAGTTGGGGATGTCGTCGCATATGCAGGCATGCCTATGGGTTCTTATGCCGAAGAGCAGATTCTTCCAGCCAATGTCGCCGTCCCTATCCCGCCTTCGATAGATCATAAGACGGCAGCCGCTATCATGCTCAAGGGAATGACTGCCCATGTTTTACTGCGCCGTGTATTCAAG GTCGAGGTCGGCCATACTGTTCTTGTCCACGCCGCTGCAGGTGGAGTTGGTTCTCTCCTCTGCCAGTGGGCAAATGCCCTTGGAGCCACTGTCATCGGAACCGTCTCAAACGAAGAGAAAGCCGGGCATGCGACTCAAGATGGGTGTCACCATGTGATCTTGTACACCAAAGAAGATGTCGCAACGAGAGTCAAAGAGATCACAGATGGAAAAGGTGTCAATGTGGTCTACGACTCTGTCGGAAAAGATACATACAAG GCTTCTCTAGACTCCTTGGCTTCCCACGGTTACATGGTTTTGTTCGGGCAGTCCTCTGGCTCGCCCGATCCCATCTCGATCAGCGACCTGGCTCCCAAGTCATTATACCTAACTAGGCCTGGCATATCGAGCTACACTGGCACCCGCGACGAGCTGCTCCAGTCGGCCGGCGAGGTGTTCGCAAACGTGGCAAGTGGGGTGCTGCGCATCCGCATGAATCACACATACCCGTTGTCCGAAGCGGCCCGTGCACACGCTGACCTCGAGGCCAGGAAGACCTCCGGGTCAATACTTCTCATACCGGATAACTAG
- the LOC124671124 gene encoding cytochrome P450 89A9-like, producing the protein MHELLSFLLPLMLVVLIVILLHAPQAPSKLMHTVRSVLVRRLSQPVVVVRDRVTAHHLLVRGSAGGFFSDRPASTVASAVLSRRRYHNLNSAPYGPLWRAIRRNITSDVLHPLRLHRYASSRRRALLGLVSDLSQQRKSRPNGVVLAAESIRSAMFGLLANMCFGDGVDEERIRAMADAQNDLVQLFPELRVFSLRGIARIMYRERWNKLVTLRQKQEEMYLPLIDARRGRRHHSGEPPAYVDTLIGLRVPGEHSQTYSGGKARTRRRVLADGELVGMCSEFLGAGTEAVAAEVQWIMAHLVKRPDMQEAVRREIAAAVISDAEEVAEGVLGKLEYLNAVVLEALRLHPTVPSVFRQVMERDHVIVDGRRIPAGTVVVFPPGTLARDKTAWADPNEFNPERFLASGGGEKMSLLAAAGSAGEITMMPFGAGRRMCPGMAVSILHMVYFIANLVREFEWREAEGELAVDLKPHVGFFTVMKRPLRAHLVLRREDDKN; encoded by the exons ATGCATGAACTGCTCTCCTTCTTGCTGCCCTTGATGCTAgtcgtcctcatcgtcatcctgcTGCATGCGCCACAAGCGCCCAGCAAGCTGATGCACACCGTCAGGTCTGTTCTAGTTCGGAGGCTGTCGCAACCTGTTGTCGTTGTCAGGGACCGCGTGACCGCGCACCATCTTCTAGTCCGTGGCAGTGCAGGGGGCTTCTTCTCCGATCGTCCGGCCTCCACCGTGGCCAGCGCTGTCCTCTCACGCCGGCGCTACCACAACCTAAACTCGGCACCCTACGGTCCGCTCTGGCGCGCTATACGCCGCAACATCACCTCCGACGTCCTCCACCCTCTGCGCCTCCACCGCTATGCGTCCTCACGCCGCCGCGCGCTGTTAGGTCTCGTCTCGGACCTTAGCCAGCAGCGCAAGTCCAGACCCAACGGAGTAGTCCTCGCGGCGGAGAGTATTCGCTCGGCCATGTTCGGCCTGCTCGCGAACATGTGTTTCGGCGACGGTGTGGACGAGGAGCGCATCCGCGCCATGGCCGACGCCCAGAACGACCTCGTCCAACTCTTTCCCGAGCTGCGTGTCTTCTCACTGC GCGGCATTGCTAGGATAATGTACCGTGAACGGTGGAACAAGCTAGTCACGCTGCGGCAGAAGCAGGAGGAGATGTACCTTCCGCTCATCGACGCCCGTCGCGGCCGGCGCCACCATTCTGGCGAGCCGCCGGCGTATGTGGACACACTAATTGGCCTCCGGGTTCCAGGCGAGCACAGCCAAACTTACTCCGGCGGAAAAGCTCGCACGCGAaggagggtcctggcggacggggAACTCGTAGGCATGTGCTCCGAGTTCCTTGGTGCTGGCACAGAAGCCGTAGCTGCTGAAGTGCAGTGGATCATGGCGCACCTTGTGAAGCGTCCAGACATGCAGGAGGCCGTCCGGAGAGAGATCGCCGCTGCTGTGATCTCTGATGCCGAGGAAGTCGCCGAGGGAGTTCTTGGGAAGCTGGAATATCTGAACGCCGTCGTTTTGGAGGCGCTCCGGCTACATCCCACCGTGCCCTCGGTGTTCAGGCAG GTGATGGAACGTGACCACGTCATTGTTGACGGCCGACGTATTCCGGCGGGCACGGTGGTGGTCTTCCCGCCGGGCACTCTAGCGCGAGACAAGACAGCCTGGGCGGACCCCAATGAGTTCAATCCAGAACGGTTCCTGGCGAGCGGTGGTGGAGAGAAGATGAGCCTCTTGGCTGCGGCAGGGAGCGCAGGGGAGATCACGATGATGCCGTTCGGTGCCGGCCGCCGCATGTGCCCCGGTATGGCCGTTTCGATCCTCCACATGGTGTACTTCATTGCAAACCTCGTGAGGGAGTTCGAGTggagggaggcggagggggaGCTCGCCGTGGATCTCAAGCCGCATGTCGGGTTCTTCACTGTCATGAAGCGACCGCTGCGTGCTCACCTTGTCCTTCGTCGGGAGGACGACAAGAATTAA